A genome region from Mercenaria mercenaria strain notata chromosome 11, MADL_Memer_1, whole genome shotgun sequence includes the following:
- the LOC123560196 gene encoding uncharacterized protein LOC123560196 produces the protein MGEPHETLAPLTYHQVDKHRFTSGITSSVKKDSWRTITEKYNASATMSRDTVTLQKKWDNLIAKHRSIWSDYKRELTLTGGGQCAAKYDLVTESVMDVIGTDTAAVVGIGEAGLDTTFNLLKSQTVQATQPLPITCTDKSNNSPTFFSEMDTAQSMTDKEYAGKRCTCTCHSEIQRLKIKKLKLQIKLMEVQLKQHEEE, from the exons ATGGGGGAGCCCCATGAGACTCTTGCCCCTTTGACCTACCACCAGGTAGATAAACACCGGTTTACTAGTG GAATTACAAGTTCAGTAAAGAAAGACTCATGGAGGACGATTACTGAGAAGTATAATGCGTCTGCTACTATGTCCCGAGACACTGTCACTCTACAGAAGAAGTGGGACAATTTAATTGCCAAGCATCGTTCTATCTGGAGTGACTACAAAAGGGAGCTCACATTGACAG GAGGTGGTCAATGTGCAGCCAAATATGACTTAGTTACAGAGTCAGTAATGGATGTAATTGGGACAGACACTGCCGCAGTAGTTGGCATTGGAGAAGCTGGTCTGGATACTACTTTTAATTTATTGAAAAG TCAGACAGTACAGGCCACTCAACCATTGCCCATTACATGCACAGACAAGTCAAACAACAG TCCCACATTCTTCAGTGAAATGGATACAGCTCAATCTATGACAGACAAAGAATATGCTGG GAAGAGGTGCACCTGCACCTGTCATTCTGAAATTCAgagactgaaaataaaaaaactgaagCTACAGATAAAACTAATGGAGGTTCAGCTTAAACAGCATGAAGAGGAATAA